One Augochlora pura isolate Apur16 chromosome 10, APUR_v2.2.1, whole genome shotgun sequence DNA window includes the following coding sequences:
- the LOC144476530 gene encoding uncharacterized protein LOC144476530, whose amino-acid sequence MYVTETGGHKVAPMPSAKAKMLDYKPMNDPSDRGGGGGGGGGGGSHLAATVKNTFRRLLRRTKSHRDPPSTIPATIPGTGTPRSINGTPANNAVTVRNKPNNANDPIARRSQPPLPPSNSQHPARTSYSKRHTRPRVSLQVSEIVAPAFED is encoded by the coding sequence ATGTACGTGACCGAGACGGGCGGTCACAAAGTGGCACCGATGCCCTCCGCCAAGGCGAAGATGCTCGATTACAAACCGATGAACGATCCCAGCGATcgcgggggtggcggcggaggcggcggcggcggtggatCGCATCTCGCCGCCACCGTCAAGAACACCTTCCGGCGCCTCCTTCGACGCACCAAAAGCCATCGGGACCCGCCCTCGACGATACCGGCCACGATTCCCGGCACCGGGACACCCCGATCCATCAACGGAACTCCCGCGAACAACGCAGTTACCGTCAGGAACAAGCCGAACAACGCGAACGACCCGATCGCTAGGAGATCACAGCCTCCCCTACCGCCGTCTAACTCGCAGCACCCGGCCAGAACCAGCTACAGCAAACGACACACCAGGCCGAGGGTATCATTGCAGGTAAGCGAGATTGTTGCCCCAGCCTTCGAGGACTAA